Proteins co-encoded in one Campylobacter jejuni genomic window:
- a CDS encoding MFS transporter, whose translation MQNYKKALFALALSAFCMGVTEFVMAGVLVDVEAYFSVDAKTAGYLTTLYAIGVVIGAPLITIPLSRFHRHIQLLSNLGIFALANFIIFFSQNFYLTAFARFIAGTQHGVFFVIATLAVSAITPDDKKSSALAIMVTGLTVALVTGVPLGTFIGHYFGFKFIFLLIFIITSLAFFGVWHMMPKNLHPSPTSLKNLIPAFSHQNLLKTYTITICSCGAQFVLYTYLQKLLVEISGFKVQDTAYILLLYGICAICGNLWGGKIVDKKGAIFSLRLILSIQVLVFLSVFLTMHSKILIIFSVALIGFFAFSTIPALKMLSITKAKRHTYKVIDSTVSVNEAAFNVGIALASFLGGIVLAGLGIEFNALFSALFVSPALIFALLFAKDKLNYKKFQRKSFKKI comes from the coding sequence ATGCAAAATTACAAAAAAGCTCTTTTTGCACTAGCTCTTAGTGCTTTTTGTATGGGCGTAACCGAATTTGTTATGGCAGGAGTTTTGGTTGATGTTGAAGCGTATTTTAGCGTAGATGCAAAAACCGCGGGCTATCTTACAACCTTATATGCCATAGGTGTTGTTATAGGCGCTCCTCTTATTACTATACCTTTAAGTCGTTTTCATAGACACATACAACTTTTAAGTAATCTTGGAATTTTTGCTCTAGCAAATTTCATTATCTTTTTTAGCCAAAATTTCTATCTTACAGCATTTGCGCGTTTTATAGCAGGAACACAACATGGGGTATTTTTTGTCATTGCTACCTTAGCTGTAAGTGCTATAACCCCAGATGATAAAAAATCAAGCGCTCTAGCTATAATGGTCACAGGACTTACTGTAGCCTTAGTTACTGGAGTACCGCTTGGAACTTTCATAGGACATTATTTTGGCTTTAAATTTATCTTTTTACTTATTTTTATCATTACAAGCTTAGCATTTTTTGGAGTATGGCATATGATGCCCAAAAATTTACATCCTAGCCCAACAAGTCTTAAAAATTTAATCCCTGCTTTTTCGCATCAAAATTTGTTAAAAACTTATACTATAACCATTTGTAGTTGTGGGGCTCAATTTGTTCTTTATACTTATTTACAAAAATTACTTGTAGAAATAAGCGGTTTTAAAGTCCAAGATACAGCTTATATCTTGCTCTTATATGGAATTTGCGCAATTTGTGGGAATTTATGGGGCGGAAAAATAGTAGATAAAAAAGGTGCTATTTTTTCTTTGCGTCTTATTTTAAGCATACAAGTTCTAGTATTTTTAAGCGTATTTCTCACCATGCATTCTAAAATTTTAATCATTTTTAGCGTAGCTTTGATAGGATTTTTTGCCTTTTCAACCATACCTGCGCTAAAAATGCTTAGCATTACTAAAGCTAAACGCCACACTTATAAAGTCATAGACAGCACAGTAAGTGTGAATGAAGCAGCTTTTAATGTAGGCATAGCTTTAGCAAGTTTTTTAGGTGGGATTGTTTTAGCAGGATTGGGTATAGAATTTAATGCTTTATTTTCGGCACTTTTTGTAAGCCCTGCTTTGATTTTTGCCTTACTTTTTGCCAAAGATAAATTAAATTATAAAAAATTTCAAAGAAAAAGTTTTAAAAAGATATAA
- the hemE gene encoding uroporphyrinogen decarboxylase, protein MIFIDACFKKPTPYTPIWMMRQAGRYLPEYMEVRKQAGDFLSLCKDYKKASEVSLQPIDILDVDAAIIFSDILVVPLEMGMNLRFEKGEGPVFDNPISTLEDLEKLDDQNAHKKLNYVYDALKLTREKLSQNKALIGFCGSPWTIATYMIEGSGSKNYAKCKKMLYQNPELLHKILNKLTQVLKLYLEEQIKAGANAIQIFDSWASALEYDKFFEFSFNYMLEISNFIKGKYPNIPVILFPKGISGYLDRIDGNFDVFGVDWSTPLDLARDKLSHKYTLQGNMEPCRLYDKNAIKEGVEKILKTMQNKAHIFNLGHGILPDIPVENAKYFIKLVQESQLNENTLWSC, encoded by the coding sequence ATGATTTTTATTGATGCTTGCTTTAAAAAACCTACACCTTACACCCCTATTTGGATGATGCGTCAAGCAGGAAGATATTTGCCAGAATATATGGAAGTAAGAAAACAAGCGGGTGATTTTCTCTCTTTATGCAAAGACTATAAAAAAGCTTCTGAAGTTTCTTTACAGCCTATTGATATTTTAGATGTAGATGCAGCAATCATTTTTTCAGATATCTTAGTTGTTCCTCTTGAAATGGGTATGAATTTACGTTTTGAAAAAGGAGAAGGGCCTGTTTTTGATAATCCTATTTCAACCCTAGAAGACTTAGAAAAACTTGACGATCAAAATGCACATAAAAAATTAAATTATGTCTATGATGCCTTAAAGCTTACTAGAGAAAAATTATCTCAAAACAAGGCTTTAATAGGATTTTGCGGAAGCCCTTGGACTATAGCTACCTATATGATAGAAGGAAGTGGAAGTAAAAATTATGCAAAGTGTAAAAAAATGCTTTATCAAAACCCAGAACTTTTACATAAAATTCTAAACAAACTAACTCAAGTTTTAAAACTTTATTTAGAAGAGCAAATTAAAGCAGGTGCTAATGCTATACAAATTTTTGATAGCTGGGCAAGTGCTTTAGAATACGATAAGTTTTTTGAATTCTCTTTTAATTATATGCTTGAAATTTCAAATTTTATTAAAGGCAAATACCCAAATATACCTGTAATTTTATTCCCTAAAGGCATTAGCGGTTATTTGGATAGAATCGATGGTAATTTTGATGTTTTTGGGGTTGATTGGAGCACTCCGCTTGATTTAGCACGTGATAAACTATCACACAAATACACTCTTCAAGGCAACATGGAGCCTTGTAGACTTTATGATAAAAATGCCATCAAAGAAGGAGTGGAAAAAATACTAAAAACCATGCAAAATAAAGCTCATATTTTCAACTTAGGACATGGGATCTTGCCTGATATTCCTGTTGAAAATGCAAAATATTTTATCAAGCTTGTACAAGAAAGTCAGCTAAATGAAAATACTCTTTGGTCCTGTTAG
- a CDS encoding SAM-dependent methyltransferase codes for MKFSDFFHAWLHESYYKNAVSIGKNGDFFTAVSVGNLFGTLLAKHFLNLIDKKILQLPLELVEIGANEGYLSRDFLSALLELRPEIFSQISFFVIEPHEKLRTLQKKTLEGVEFTHKNSLKECHFKNAFFFCNELFDSFACELIDHDKMAFVENFKLIFKNMDENLITKCKALNLKKGELSLELENFFKDLNQTCERFIFAGFDYGTLNPQSFNLRIYQKHEVFSPFEVSLKDFFGKSDLTYNVNFTHLQKLIKEYDFKPLAFKKQSLAFMDFGFEDLLEYAKNKNIKTYESFLSQAKILFFNFDEKFHFFEFQKN; via the coding sequence ATGAAATTTAGTGACTTTTTCCATGCTTGGCTCCATGAAAGCTATTATAAAAATGCTGTAAGTATAGGAAAAAACGGAGATTTTTTTACTGCTGTAAGCGTAGGAAATCTTTTTGGCACACTTTTAGCCAAGCATTTTTTAAATTTAATAGATAAAAAAATTTTACAACTCCCTTTAGAACTTGTAGAAATAGGTGCTAATGAAGGATATTTAAGTCGTGATTTTTTATCCGCTTTGCTTGAATTAAGACCTGAAATTTTTTCTCAAATTTCTTTTTTCGTCATAGAACCGCATGAAAAATTAAGAACTTTACAAAAAAAGACTTTAGAAGGAGTGGAATTTACTCACAAAAATAGTCTTAAAGAATGCCATTTTAAGAACGCTTTTTTCTTTTGCAATGAACTTTTTGATAGTTTTGCTTGCGAACTTATAGATCATGATAAAATGGCATTTGTAGAAAATTTTAAACTTATTTTTAAAAATATGGATGAAAATTTAATCACAAAATGCAAAGCTTTAAATCTTAAAAAAGGTGAACTCAGTTTAGAGCTTGAAAATTTTTTTAAAGATTTAAACCAAACTTGTGAGAGATTTATATTTGCGGGATTTGACTATGGAACTTTAAATCCACAAAGTTTTAACTTAAGAATCTATCAAAAGCACGAAGTTTTTAGCCCTTTTGAAGTATCTTTAAAAGATTTTTTCGGCAAAAGCGATCTAACTTATAATGTCAATTTTACTCATCTTCAAAAACTCATCAAAGAATATGATTTTAAACCTTTAGCTTTTAAAAAACAAAGTCTTGCTTTCATGGATTTTGGTTTTGAAGATTTATTAGAATACGCAAAAAATAAAAACATTAAAACTTACGAAAGTTTTTTATCTCAAGCTAAAATTTTATTTTTTAATTTTGATGAAAAATTTCATTTTTTCGAATTTCAAAAAAACTAA
- the pdxJ gene encoding pyridoxine 5'-phosphate synthase — MLLGVNIDHIAVLRQARMVNDPDLLEAAFIVARHGDQITLHVREDRRHAQDFDLENIIKFCKSPINLECALNDEILNLALKLKPHRVTLVPEKREELTTEGGLCLNHAKLRQSIEKLQNANIEVSLFINPSLEDIEKSKILKAQFIELHTGHYANLHNALFSNISHTAFALKELNQDKKTLQAQFEKELQNLELCAKKGLELGLKVAAGHGLNYKNVKPVVKIKEICELNIGQSIVARSVFTGLQNAILEMKELIKR, encoded by the coding sequence ATGCTTTTAGGTGTAAATATCGATCATATTGCAGTGTTAAGACAAGCTAGAATGGTAAATGATCCTGATCTTTTAGAAGCTGCTTTTATAGTAGCTAGACACGGAGATCAAATCACTTTGCATGTAAGAGAAGATCGCCGTCATGCTCAGGATTTTGACTTGGAAAATATTATAAAATTTTGCAAAAGCCCTATCAATTTAGAATGTGCTTTAAATGATGAAATTTTAAATTTAGCTCTTAAACTCAAACCTCACCGCGTTACTTTAGTGCCTGAAAAAAGAGAAGAGCTTACTACAGAAGGGGGGCTTTGTTTAAATCATGCTAAATTAAGACAAAGCATAGAAAAACTTCAAAATGCAAACATTGAAGTTTCACTTTTTATTAATCCTAGTTTAGAAGATATAGAAAAATCAAAAATTTTAAAAGCCCAATTCATAGAGCTTCATACAGGACATTATGCGAATTTGCACAACGCACTTTTCAGCAATATCTCTCATACTGCTTTTGCCTTAAAAGAACTCAATCAAGATAAAAAAACCTTGCAAGCTCAATTTGAAAAAGAATTACAAAATTTAGAACTCTGTGCCAAAAAAGGCCTAGAACTTGGCTTAAAAGTAGCCGCGGGACATGGTTTAAATTACAAAAATGTAAAACCCGTAGTAAAAATTAAAGAAATTTGCGAGCTAAATATAGGACAAAGCATTGTAGCAAGATCTGTATTTACAGGACTTCAAAACGCTATTTTGGAAATGAAAGAACTTATTAAAAGATGA
- the ciaC gene encoding invasion antigen CiaC, which yields MVVDNTQKTSNAIFSTTTKVKEKNTSADEFQATLNEVKNKEEKEEEKTSSSKFTNEDIDLSAAREDFRSYAWQKMREDQYKKNEETLLNKLFATIDAGNATNNTKA from the coding sequence ATGGTAGTAGATAATACTCAAAAAACATCAAATGCTATCTTTAGTACCACAACAAAGGTTAAAGAGAAAAATACTTCAGCAGATGAATTTCAAGCCACATTAAATGAAGTAAAAAACAAAGAAGAAAAGGAAGAAGAAAAAACAAGCTCAAGCAAATTTACTAACGAAGATATTGATCTTAGTGCTGCTAGAGAAGATTTTAGATCTTATGCTTGGCAAAAAATGAGAGAAGATCAATACAAAAAAAATGAGGAGACTTTGCTAAATAAGCTTTTTGCTACAATTGACGCAGGAAATGCCACAAACAATACAAAGGCTTAA
- a CDS encoding Ppx/GppA phosphatase family protein translates to MLGIDLGSNTLRAVQMDEKLNKLKEYEFVIGAAKNLNQSGEISKEAIQRLKNTLSILAKEQDLSKARAVATAAFRKASNTNEIFAHLKKEFGIDFKLIDAKSEAKISVLGMQSGLRRLKIWGEFAYCDLGGASCELSFGKSFKSFDFGIISFYEKNYHSYYKSCISYKKLIKKYPKFIINIKDKKLKIHFLIANPYLKHLAFRAFDEVAMIKKELRSLGAKTVVLNSGVPTTLSALKQNISYEKYEATKVNGKKLYHKDFLNYAIKLFHMEEKKAIKEVGTMRKNYLSAGCLLFYALFDKHKLLVIDEGLREGVCLASMKNIKF, encoded by the coding sequence ATGTTAGGTATAGATCTTGGTTCAAATACTTTAAGAGCAGTACAAATGGATGAAAAATTAAATAAATTAAAAGAATATGAATTTGTTATTGGGGCAGCGAAAAATCTAAATCAAAGTGGAGAAATTTCTAAAGAAGCCATACAAAGATTAAAAAATACTTTGAGTATTTTAGCTAAAGAGCAAGATTTAAGCAAAGCGAGAGCTGTAGCGACTGCAGCTTTTAGAAAGGCAAGCAATACAAATGAAATTTTTGCCCATTTAAAAAAAGAATTTGGGATTGATTTTAAGCTTATAGATGCCAAAAGTGAAGCTAAGATCAGTGTTTTAGGTATGCAATCAGGTTTAAGAAGGCTTAAAATTTGGGGAGAGTTTGCGTATTGTGATTTAGGAGGGGCTTCTTGTGAGCTTTCTTTTGGAAAAAGTTTTAAAAGTTTTGATTTTGGTATTATTAGTTTTTATGAAAAAAATTACCATTCTTATTATAAATCTTGTATTTCTTATAAAAAATTAATAAAAAAATATCCTAAATTTATCATAAATATTAAAGATAAAAAACTTAAAATTCATTTTTTAATTGCAAATCCCTATTTAAAGCATCTAGCTTTTAGGGCTTTTGATGAGGTGGCTATGATTAAAAAGGAACTTCGTTCTTTAGGGGCTAAAACGGTGGTTTTAAATTCCGGAGTTCCTACCACACTTAGCGCATTAAAACAAAATATAAGCTATGAAAAGTATGAAGCAACTAAAGTAAATGGTAAAAAACTTTACCATAAGGATTTTTTAAATTATGCTATTAAACTTTTTCATATGGAAGAAAAAAAAGCTATAAAAGAAGTAGGCACGATGAGAAAAAATTATTTGAGTGCAGGTTGTTTGCTGTTTTATGCTTTGTTTGATAAACATAAACTTCTAGTCATTGATGAGGGTTTAAGAGAGGGGGTTTGTTTAGCAAGTATGAAAAATATAAAATTTTAG
- the pdxA gene encoding 4-hydroxythreonine-4-phosphate dehydrogenase encodes MKKLAISIGDINSIGLEILVRSHEELSKICTPFYFIHENLLDKASKLLNLKLFNAKIVAFKDGKDYEFNFIKKENSLEIYSFCLPLGFKVDENFEIKAGEIDAKSGLYGFLSFKAASYFVYEKHAHALLTLPIHKKAWEDAGLKYKGHTDALRDFFKKNAIMILGCKELFVGLFSEHIPLAKVSKKITFKNLSIFLKDFYKETHFKKIGLLGFNPHAGDYGVIGGEEEKIMEKAIAFVNAFLYSKKDEKFFKKALKDENLQKELLLNFKGKGVYLPYPLVADTAFTKAGLKNCNRLVAMYHDLALAPLKALYFDKSINVSLNLPIIRVSVDHGTAFDKAYKNAKINTKSYFEAAKFAINLNPKA; translated from the coding sequence ATGAAAAAACTAGCCATTAGCATAGGCGATATAAACAGCATAGGACTTGAAATTTTAGTGCGTTCTCATGAAGAACTAAGCAAAATCTGCACACCTTTTTATTTTATCCACGAAAACTTGCTTGATAAAGCTTCAAAACTTTTAAATTTAAAACTTTTTAATGCAAAAATCGTAGCTTTTAAAGATGGAAAAGACTATGAATTTAATTTTATAAAAAAAGAAAATTCTCTTGAAATTTACTCTTTTTGCCTTCCTTTAGGCTTTAAAGTGGATGAAAATTTTGAAATCAAAGCCGGAGAAATAGATGCAAAAAGTGGACTTTATGGTTTTTTAAGTTTTAAGGCGGCAAGTTATTTTGTCTATGAAAAACACGCCCATGCCTTGCTTACTCTACCTATACACAAAAAAGCTTGGGAAGATGCAGGACTTAAATACAAAGGACATACCGATGCTTTAAGGGATTTTTTTAAAAAAAATGCCATTATGATATTAGGTTGTAAAGAACTTTTTGTAGGGCTTTTTAGCGAACATATACCTTTAGCTAAGGTGAGTAAAAAAATCACTTTTAAAAATTTAAGCATCTTTTTAAAAGATTTTTACAAAGAAACGCATTTTAAAAAAATAGGACTTTTAGGTTTTAATCCTCACGCTGGAGATTATGGAGTTATAGGTGGAGAAGAAGAAAAAATCATGGAAAAAGCTATAGCCTTTGTCAATGCCTTTTTATACTCTAAAAAAGATGAAAAATTTTTCAAAAAAGCCTTAAAAGATGAAAATTTACAAAAAGAATTGCTTTTAAATTTTAAAGGCAAGGGCGTTTATCTACCCTATCCTTTAGTAGCTGATACAGCTTTTACCAAGGCTGGTTTAAAAAACTGCAATCGTTTAGTAGCTATGTATCACGATCTTGCCCTTGCTCCTTTAAAGGCCTTGTATTTTGATAAAAGCATCAATGTGAGTTTAAATTTACCCATCATACGCGTCAGCGTTGATCATGGCACGGCCTTTGATAAGGCCTATAAAAATGCTAAAATCAACACTAAAAGTTATTTTGAAGCGGCTAAATTTGCAATCAATTTAAACCCTAAAGCTTAA